The window AGGGGGCCTTGAGCGGGCCCTTTTTGTTTGCTATTTTGGCGAAAATAGTGTATCATTTGGTTTATCCTGAAATCGATGCACTTACCTCTGCGATGACGATTCCCCGCCGCCTACTATCCGGAATGCGACCGACCGGCCGCCTGCACTTGGGGAACTACGTGGGGGCACTCGAGAATTGGGTACGATTGCAGGAGCAGTATCAGAGTCATTTCCTGGTGGCGGACTGGCACGCGCTGACGACCGACTTGGAGGGGACTCGAGAATATGCCGCGAACACGCGCGAGATGGTGATTGACTGGATCGCGGCGGGAATCGATCCCGTCCGTAGTCCGATTTTCGTGCAGTCGCAGGTCAAGCAGCATGCGGAGCTGCATTTGATTTTCAGTATGCTGATCACGACGGCGCGGCTGGAGCGGAATCCGACGTTAAAGGACCAGGTGCGCGACCTTGATTTGGAGACCCGACTGAGTGTCGGACATCTCGCGTACCCCGTGCTGCAATCGGCGGACATTCTGATCTACAAAGGCGACGTGGTACCGGTGGGTGAGGACCAGTTGCCGCATGTAGAAGTTACGCGTGAGCTGGCACGTCGGTTCAACAACGTGTACTGCCCTCAGCAGCCGATCTTTCCGGAGCCGGATCCGCTGGTGACGGAATTCCCGCGTCTGCCGGGCCTGGACGGCAACAAGATGTCGAAATCGCTGGGCAATACGATCCAGCTCGCGGATGCTCCGGACGAGGTGCGGGGGAAGTTGCGGAGGGCGATCACGGATCCGCAGAAGATTCGGAAGGGCGATCCGGGGCGTCCGGACGTTTGCCTCGTGTTTACGTACCACAAGAAGTTCAATGCCGATGCCACGTCGGAGATTCGCAGCGGGTGCGAGAGCGGCGCGTTGGGATGTGTGGAG is drawn from candidate division KSB1 bacterium and contains these coding sequences:
- the trpS gene encoding tryptophan--tRNA ligase, which encodes MRPTGRLHLGNYVGALENWVRLQEQYQSHFLVADWHALTTDLEGTREYAANTREMVIDWIAAGIDPVRSPIFVQSQVKQHAELHLIFSMLITTARLERNPTLKDQVRDLDLETRLSVGHLAYPVLQSADILIYKGDVVPVGEDQLPHVEVTRELARRFNNVYCPQQPIFPEPDPLVTEFPRLPGLDGNKMSKSLGNTIQLADAPDEVRGKLRRAITDPQKIRKGDPGRPDVCLVFTYHKKFNADATSEIRSGCESGALGCVECKQRCADRIASHLEPIRVKRAEIESKPGLIDEILADGNSRARSIAAATMDEVHAAMGFG